The sequence below is a genomic window from Dyadobacter chenwenxiniae.
CAGCATGCGCTTCGTGCGGTTTCCCTGGAACACCTCAAAATCAGTCCAGTAGCGGACGTGATTGAAGATATCATTGCCTTGTACGCCCTGTGCAAAGATGGTCAGGTCGAAGCCTTTATAGGCAACATTGGCATTGATGCCGTAGGTAAAATCGGGGTGCGGGCTGCCGATGTATGTCTGGTCGCTGGCGTTGATAATGCCATCATTGTTCACATCACGGTAATCGAACTTGCCGACTCCCTGGGTCCTTTTTCCATTGATATAAATATTGGAATCATAATAACCCGGAAACTTCGCGTGCGCCGCCACCTGCTCCTCATTTTGCAGGATCCCGTCGATGATATAGCCATAAAAGGATGAGATCGGACGGCCGGCAATGGAGCGTGTGACGGCGGGTGTACGCAGGGAAAAGCCTGGCAAAAAGTCGTTCGGGTTCTGCGGATCGAGTGCCAGGATTTTATTGCGGTAAGTTGAGAAGTTAACGCCGATGCTGTAAGTGAGCTGTCCATCCATAACGGCTTCATTGTAATTCAAACCAAGGTCCATGCCCCTGTTTTGTAATGAAGCAATGTTCTGGGCAGGAATGGATGCGTCTCCCAGGCGGGGATCGTATGCTTTTGTGTAAAGCAAATCCCTGGTCTGGCGATCAAAAACGTCCAGGCTCAGGTCGAATTTGCCTTTGAACAAATTGGCATCCAAGCCCACATTGACGGTTGTGGTTGTTTCCCATTTCGCATTAGGGTTACCAAATCTGGCCAGGTCGAAACCCTGTACGTAGCCGATTGGTGCACCGCCAATCCCGTAACCGCTGCTGTTTGGATTGCTCTGATAAGTGGAATAAGCATTAAAATCCCCGATTTCCTGGTTACCGGTCTGTCCCCAGCCGGCTCTCAGTTTCAGGTCTGTAATGAAGCTTACATTGGATAAAAAAGCCTCTTTTGACAGCCGCCAGCCTATGCTTGCCGCCGGGAAAGTGGCATAGCGTGACGCTGCCTGGAACCGCGAAGATGCGTCACGCCGAACTGTTCCCTGTAACAAATACTTGTCCTGAAAAGCATAATCGATCCGGCCAAAGTAGGAAAATAACGACCAGGAAGAAGATGCATAACCACTGTTGGTAGACGTGGAAGGGTTACCTGCATCAATGTATCTCAGATCTTCCGCGTTGGAAAAGAAGCCCTGGCGATAAGCATTCACAAAGTTTCCGTAAGAATCAATGGATTCCAGACCGGCAAAAACATTCAAATGGTGATCGCCGAATGTTTTATCGTAAGTCAGCGAGTTGGTCCAGGTCCAGGCATAGCTGTAACTTCTGTTTTCACTCAAACTGTTCACGTTGGTCCCGTGCGCAAGCTCGATCTCAACAGGGGTAAAATAGGTTCCTGCCGAGACCGTCGCATCGATCCCGAAGCTGGTTTTTGCAGTCAGGTTTTTGAGAATGTCCACTTCTGCATAGGTGTTACCAAAGATGCGCAAATCTTTATAACCATTGTTTTTGTTCCTTACCAACTGCCCTACCGGGTTATTGGCATTACCCAAATTACTGCCTAACGTCCCGGCGAAGTTTCCGCCGATATCATAAACCGGGATGATGGGCTGTGCGCGATATGTATTGGAAACCTGGCTCGTCTCGCTGTTATTTCCATAATTCCCCTGGCGCTGTCCATAAGCGACCTGCAAATTTTCACCAATGCGGACCCTTTTTTTGATCGTAAATTCTGTATTGGCCCGAATCGAATAACGCTTGTAACCATTATGGATCAAGATTCCCTGCTGGTTGAAATAATTGGCAGAAAAAGCATAACGGCTCTTTTCCGAACCGCCCGAAACGCCCAGTTGGTAATTTTGAATCGGTGCGGGGTCAAAGACCTCATTCATCCAGTCGGTTCCTTCTTTGTTCGCCTTCGTAATCGAGAATTTTGTTTTGCCGAAATTCGGATCAGTGTAGCGGTCAAAGCTGTAATTCGCCGGGTTCACACGCGGTTCGTTGGCCGAAGCGCCGTCCGGGATAATGTAGTCCGGAATAACCGGCTCAGCACCGCGGCCAAACTGTGCGTGTTCCGGATTGCCCGTGGTGGGATTTACAACATTCGCATTCTTTTTGCTCTGCCAGAGATATTGACCATACTCGGCCGTGTTTAGCAGGTCCATTGTTTTGGCAAGCCTTTGCACGCCGTAATAGGCATCAAACGTGAACTTCGGCACGCCGTTCTTTCCCCTCTTGGTTGTAATGATTACGACGCCATTCGCCGCACGCGATCCGTAAATCGAGGCAGACGAAGCATCCTTTAATATCTGAATGGTTTCAATATCGTTCTGGTTGATGGTGTTCAAACTTCCTTTGGTCGGCACGCCGTCGATTACATACAAGGGGTCATTGTTACCTAATGTGCCATAACCACGCACCCGAACGGCCACACCGCCACCGGGCGTGTTGTCCGTTCCCACGGTTACGCCTGCAGCGCGTCCCTGCAACTGCTGCGCCAGGTTAGTGGCCGGGACAGACAGGAGCTTTTCGGCGTCGATGACACTTACGGAACCGGTAATGTCTCTGCGGGATTGCGTGGTATAACCTGTTACAACCACTTCGCTCAACGCCTTGATATCTGCTTCCAGCGTGACGTTTACAGATGAACGGTTAGCCACCTGAATTTCCTGAGATACGTAACCGACAAAGCTGAACACCAAAATGGCCTTTTCGTCAGGAACAACCAGCGTGTAAGATCCGTCGCCGCCCGTAATTGCTCCTTGCTGGGTGCCTTTCACCACCACACTTACACCCGGAAGCGGCTCTTTGCTGTCGCTCGCCAGCACTTGTCCTTTGATTGTAATGTCAACCGGATTGAGGTAAGGGAGCGGAATGAGCATTCCCTGCTCTTTCGGCGCATCGGGCGCATCCTCCTGTTTTTTATTTAAAATAATGTATTCACCTGACACTGAAAACCTGATCTGTAAGGGCATCAGCAGTTCCTTCAAAACCATTTTCAGGGTCTGGTTGGTTGCGGACAATGTTACTTTC
It includes:
- a CDS encoding SusC/RagA family TonB-linked outer membrane protein, which produces MKKNSKPLKFLVTVIKVTCIPFFVSLIFTGLSFANDGLAQELLNREVSIEANQQELKSVLASIEKSAKVKFSYVPSLIKNQKVTLSATNQTLKMVLKELLMPLQIRFSVSGEYIILNKKQEDAPDAPKEQGMLIPLPYLNPVDITIKGQVLASDSKEPLPGVSVVVKGTQQGAITGGDGSYTLVVPDEKAILVFSFVGYVSQEIQVANRSSVNVTLEADIKALSEVVVTGYTTQSRRDITGSVSVIDAEKLLSVPATNLAQQLQGRAAGVTVGTDNTPGGGVAVRVRGYGTLGNNDPLYVIDGVPTKGSLNTINQNDIETIQILKDASSASIYGSRAANGVVIITTKRGKNGVPKFTFDAYYGVQRLAKTMDLLNTAEYGQYLWQSKKNANVVNPTTGNPEHAQFGRGAEPVIPDYIIPDGASANEPRVNPANYSFDRYTDPNFGKTKFSITKANKEGTDWMNEVFDPAPIQNYQLGVSGGSEKSRYAFSANYFNQQGILIHNGYKRYSIRANTEFTIKKRVRIGENLQVAYGQRQGNYGNNSETSQVSNTYRAQPIIPVYDIGGNFAGTLGSNLGNANNPVGQLVRNKNNGYKDLRIFGNTYAEVDILKNLTAKTSFGIDATVSAGTYFTPVEIELAHGTNVNSLSENRSYSYAWTWTNSLTYDKTFGDHHLNVFAGLESIDSYGNFVNAYRQGFFSNAEDLRYIDAGNPSTSTNSGYASSSWSLFSYFGRIDYAFQDKYLLQGTVRRDASSRFQAASRYATFPAASIGWRLSKEAFLSNVSFITDLKLRAGWGQTGNQEIGDFNAYSTYQSNPNSSGYGIGGAPIGYVQGFDLARFGNPNAKWETTTTVNVGLDANLFKGKFDLSLDVFDRQTRDLLYTKAYDPRLGDASIPAQNIASLQNRGMDLGLNYNEAVMDGQLTYSIGVNFSTYRNKILALDPQNPNDFLPGFSLRTPAVTRSIAGRPISSFYGYIIDGILQNEEQVAAHAKFPGYYDSNIYINGKRTQGVGKFDYRDVNNDGIINASDQTYIGSPHPDFTYGINANVAYKGFDLTIFAQGVQGNDIFNHVRYWTDFEVFQGNRTKRMLYESWRPDNPNAKLPILDANDAQSGEPSTYFVEDGSYLRFKNIQLGYTLPKSILNKIGTDHLKVYVQAQNLFTFTKYTGLDPEVNLRNFNSGSDRQIGVDEGVYPTPKSIIVGLSLGF